The following are from one region of the Vitis riparia cultivar Riparia Gloire de Montpellier isolate 1030 chromosome 14, EGFV_Vit.rip_1.0, whole genome shotgun sequence genome:
- the LOC117930895 gene encoding uncharacterized protein LOC117930895 has protein sequence MGSATAQRLISLAATFCLILIKAIPGNSSPTAYEVLEGYDFPVGLLPKGVRSYDLNATTGQFSAYFNDSCSFRQASYQLKYKPAIKGYISNGKLSSLEGISVKVVFMWMDIKEIIRSGDNLDFSVGVGKTGFPVDYFEDSPQCGCGLNCGRRQARKLGINPFAWSW, from the coding sequence ATGGGTTCAGCCACAGCCCAAAGACTGATTTCTCTAGCAGCAACTTTCTGCCTAATTCTGATCAAGGCAATTCCAGGCAACTCCTCCCCAACAGCATATGAGGTTCTTGAAGGCTACGACTTCCCAGTTGGCCTTCTTCCCAAAGGGGTCAGAAGCTATGATCTCAACGCCACCACAGGTCAATTCTCAGCCTACTTCAATGATAGCTGCAGCTTCCGTCAAGCCTCATACCAATTGAAGTACAAGCCCGCTATCAAAGGTTACATATCAAATGGCAAGCTATCTAGTTTGGAAGGTATCAGTGTAAAGGTGGTTTTCATGTGGATGGACATAAAAGAGATCATCAGGAGCGGCGATAATCTTGATTTCTCTGTGGGGGTTGGGAAGACGGGGTTTCCTGTTGACTACTTTGAGGACTCTCCTCAATGTGGGTGTGGCCTGAACTGCGGTCGTAGGCAAGCAAGGAAGCTTGGAATAAACCCTTTTGCTTGGTCTTGGTAG
- the LOC117930957 gene encoding uncharacterized protein LOC117930957: MGSATTQRLIPFAATLIYLILIHSTPASSSLENRTAYEVLEDYNFPVGLLPKGVKGYDLNITTGYISNGKLSTLEGIYVRVFFMWMQIVEILRYGDELFFSVGVLFSVFPIDYFEESPQCGCGFQCGGGQVRMPRINPFVSPYEGS; this comes from the exons ATGGGTTCAGCCACAACCCAAAGATTGATTCCTTTCGCAGCAACCCTGATCTACCTAATCCTGATACATTCAACTCCAGCCAGCTCCTCCCTGGAGAACCGAACAGCTTATGAGGTTCTTGAGGACTACAACTTCCCAGTCGGCCTTCTTCCCAAAGGGGTCAAAGGCTATGACCTCAACATCACTACAG GTTACATATCAAATGGCAAGCTATCTACCTTGGAGGGTATTTATGTCAGGGTGTTCTTCATGTGGATGCAGATAGTAGAGATCCTCCGGTACGGGGATGAACTTTTTTTCTCTGTGGGAGTTTTGTTCTCCGTATTTCCCATCGACTACTTTGAAGAAAGTCCTCAATGTGGATGTGGCTTCCAATGTGGCGGTGGGCAAGTAAGGATGCCTAGAATAAACCCTTTCGTTTCTCCTTACGAAGGGAGTTGA